In Streptomyces sp. SLBN-118, the following are encoded in one genomic region:
- a CDS encoding L,D-transpeptidase, which translates to MALGSAPAQAASCTTSTGPYQRQVEKFLGRPVDGKQSPADCRAIQTFQGWHGIKPAIGYAGVITWRTMNTILQQRAAGKTPNKAGRCPVNKGRIACVDLTRQLTWVQDGAKLKYGPVPVRTGKDGTETRTGAKKIYWRSIDHWSTLYNVRMPYSQFFDGGQAFHSTTKSMYNPPGSGGCVNMRPADAKAYWSLLRNGDDVYVYGRKPGT; encoded by the coding sequence ATGGCACTCGGCAGCGCGCCCGCGCAGGCTGCCTCGTGCACGACATCCACGGGCCCGTACCAGAGGCAGGTGGAGAAGTTCCTGGGCCGCCCGGTGGACGGAAAGCAGTCACCGGCCGACTGCAGGGCGATCCAGACCTTCCAGGGCTGGCACGGCATCAAACCGGCCATCGGTTACGCGGGCGTGATCACCTGGCGCACCATGAACACGATCCTCCAGCAGCGGGCGGCCGGAAAGACGCCCAACAAGGCGGGCAGGTGCCCGGTCAACAAGGGCCGTATCGCGTGCGTGGACCTCACGCGCCAGCTGACCTGGGTCCAGGACGGCGCGAAGCTGAAGTACGGTCCGGTGCCCGTGCGTACGGGCAAGGACGGAACCGAGACGCGGACCGGCGCCAAGAAGATCTACTGGCGGAGCATCGACCACTGGTCGACGCTCTACAACGTACGGATGCCGTATTCGCAGTTCTTCGACGGCGGACAGGCCTTCCACTCCACCACGAAGTCCATGTACAACCCGCCGGGCTCGGGCGGTTGTGTGAACATGCGGCCCGCGGACGCGAAGGCATACTGGAGTCTGCTGAGAAACGGCGACGACGTCTACGTATACGGGCGCAAGCCCGGAACCTGA